From Candidatus Hydrogenedentota bacterium:
GCGGGGCGCGCCACAATAATCTCAAGCGGATAGACGTTTCGTTTCCACTGGGCACGTTTATCTGCGTCACCGGCGTGTCCGGCTCCGGCAAGTCCAGCCTGATCAACGAAACGCTGTATCCCGCCGCGATGCGCGCGCTCCACGACGCGACGCGCCTGCGCCCCGGCAAATTCGACGCCATCGAGGGGCTGGCGCATATTGACAAGGTCATAGACGTCGATCAATCCCCCATCGGCCGCACACCGCGATCGAATCCCGCGACGTATACCGGCCTGTTCACGCCCATCCGCGATCTGTTCAGCATGACGGCCGCCGCGCGGCAGCGCGGCTACAAGCCCGGACGTTTCAGTTTCAACGTGAAAGGCGGACGATGCGAACAGTGCGAAGGCAACGGCGTCATCCTGATCGAAATGCACTTCCTCCCCGATGTGTACGTCCCGTGCGACGCGTGCAAGGGCGCGCGATACAACCGCGACACACTCGAAGTCCTCTACAAGGGCAAGAACATTGCCGAAGTCCTCGACATGACCGTCGAGGAAGGCTGCGCGTTTTTCCAAAACATCCCGGCTATTTTCGACAAACTCGAAACGCTCAACGACGTCGGGCTCGGCTACATCAAGCTCGGCCAAGCGGCCACGACCCTCTCCGGCGGCGAGGCGCAACGGGTCAAACTGGCCACCGAACTCGCCAAACGACAAACCGGCCGCACGCTCTATATTCTCGACGAGCCGACCACCGGCCTGCACATCGCGGATGTCGCGAAACTCCTCGAAGTCCTGCACCGGCTCGTCGAAAGCGGAAACACCGTCATCGTCATCGAGCACAATCTCGACGTGATCAAGACCGCGGACTGGATTATCGATCTCGGTCCCGAAGGCGGTGGAAACGGCGGAAAGATCGTGGCCGCCGGCACGCCGGAACAGGTCGCCCGCCAAAACCGTTCGCACACCGGCATCCACCTGCGCGAAAAACTGCGCCGCGCATAGCGATTCGGCTTGATACCCGTTCCCGCCATCGGCTTCGAATATGGAACGCGCCGATCCTTCGGCGCTTGGCCTTGTTCCCGCGAATCCCCCGCAAAAGCAACGAACGATCGCCACGATCCAAATGACGGACGGGAACCATGGAAAAATCGAAACGCAGCGCCAAACGTGAATAGCCACGGGTGTCAAACCCGTGGAACAGATGGACCCGGCAAGTTGCCAACCCGGAACGGGTTGAACAATCGGTACCGGTTCGGACCGGTTTCCGTTCGACCCCGTCAGGGTCGTTCGTGTCTGGATACGCGTTCCGTGGGCCTTGCCCACGGCTATTCATGTTATTCCCCTGCAGGGAAGATCTGAAAGAGCTTTGCCTCCGAGCAGGGCTGTTCACATCTTCTTCAGGAAAGAGGAATACTCGGTGCGCCCTGCAAAGAACAGATCCCTACCCCATATCTACCGCAAAGACCGTCTATTTCCGACGGGGGACTGAAGATCGCCAAGACCGGATGATCCTCTTTTCACAACTCCTGCAGGCGGATATTGCGGAAGCGGACGACGGCGCGTTCGTCGTGGTTTTGGAGTCCGATGTGGCCGCGCATGGAGCGGGTCTGTTCGGAATCGAGCACGAGTTCGCCGTTGACTTCGAATTGGATGCGCGGTCCGCGGGCCGTAATGGTCACGGTGTTCCATTTGTCGGCGGGCCGGACCTTGTTCTTCGTCGGCGCGACGACGTCATAAATGGCGCCTGCGCCGTGTTTGCCGGGTTCCTGTCCGAAGAAATCAACGATCTGCATTTCGTAGCCGGTGAAGGCGGGGTTCTTTTCGGGCGCGGACCGGAAGAAGACGCCGCTGTTGCCGCCCCGGTTGATCGCGTACTGCAATTCGAGCCGGAAATCGCCGTAGTCCTTTTCGGTGCGCAGCCACGAGCCGGTCGTTTCGGGATTCGTTGACCAGTTGCGCCCGTTGCGGCCAACGAGCACGCCGTTTTCGACGGACCATTCGCCGCCTTCGACAACGACCCAGCCCGTTAAATCCCGACCGTTGAAGATGGGCTTGCACTTTGCCTCGGCCTCGCGGATGCGCAACAGCAGATCCCGCGTCTTGGCCACCGCGTCGAATTCCTGCGCCGCGTCCGGCGGACAGGATTCGATCCCGACATACCCCGTGTAACCGCCGTCGCGCACGATCCGCATCATGCGGAAGAAATCCAGGTCTTTCACGGAGCCGTCGTCGTTGAACTCGGCGCACTTCGCGCTGACGGCCTTCGCGAACGGCATCAGTTTCTCGACCGCGTCGTAGCGGTCGGTTTCCGGCGGGAAATTTCCGAAATCGGGCAATGCGCCGAAATTGGGCTTCCCGACGGCCGTCATGACCGACGCAAGCCAGTCGGGATCGGATGAATGATGCCCGTGG
This genomic window contains:
- a CDS encoding DUF1080 domain-containing protein; the protein is MTRRSFLMVSAGTLSGLGRGLLSAMPAEAVAEDPPFQISLAEWSLNRAIRAGKFDNLDFPRVAREQFNIDCVEFVDQFFADKAKDESYLAELKKRADGEGVGCGLIMVDTNGPLGVADKSDRDKAVEKTLPWIDAAAFLGCRAVRVNAYGAENADELRGHIAESCARLADYAAERKLDLCIENHGHHSSDPDWLASVMTAVGKPNFGALPDFGNFPPETDRYDAVEKLMPFAKAVSAKCAEFNDDGSVKDLDFFRMMRIVRDGGYTGYVGIESCPPDAAQEFDAVAKTRDLLLRIREAEAKCKPIFNGRDLTGWVVVEGGEWSVENGVLVGRNGRNWSTNPETTGSWLRTEKDYGDFRLELQYAINRGGNSGVFFRSAPEKNPAFTGYEMQIVDFFGQEPGKHGAGAIYDVVAPTKNKVRPADKWNTVTITARGPRIQFEVNGELVLDSEQTRSMRGHIGLQNHDERAVVRFRNIRLQEL